Proteins from one Mucilaginibacter jinjuensis genomic window:
- a CDS encoding transposase yields the protein MALINFDYHPQFFTATILEWKPLLKDDALKDIIIKSLLYLKTEGSIKVYAFVIMPNHIHLIWQIQDGFKAENIKLRFLKFTAQQFKFRLLDTQNHSLDLYKVNAKDRQYQFWERNSLSIDLWSPDVFMQKLNYIHDNPLQQKWELCTYPEDYKYSSARFYETGIDDFGLITHYDGD from the coding sequence ATGGCCCTTATCAATTTTGATTACCATCCACAATTCTTTACTGCAACTATATTAGAGTGGAAACCATTATTAAAAGACGATGCTTTAAAAGATATTATCATCAAAAGCCTGTTATATCTCAAAACCGAAGGCAGCATCAAGGTCTACGCTTTCGTTATTATGCCCAATCATATACACCTCATCTGGCAAATACAAGATGGTTTTAAAGCTGAAAATATAAAATTGCGTTTTCTAAAATTTACAGCACAGCAATTTAAATTCCGATTATTAGATACCCAGAATCACTCACTTGATTTATACAAGGTGAATGCAAAAGACAGACAATATCAGTTTTGGGAAAGAAACTCGTTAAGCATTGATCTTTGGAGTCCTGATGTTTTTATGCAAAAGTTAAATTACATACACGATAATCCGCTTCAACAAAAATGGGAGCTTTGTACTTATCCTGAAGATTATAAATATTCATCGGCAAGGTTTTATGAAACCGGAATAGATGATTTTGGTTTGATAACACATTATGATGGAGATTAG